From Sulfurovum zhangzhouensis, one genomic window encodes:
- the zupT gene encoding zinc transporter ZupT produces METLTLENFLPAFFLTLLAGLATALGALLTFVSKADNTKFLSIGLGFSAGVMIYISFVEILTASQSAFAHHYGTLSGEVLGLIAFFLGIGLTFIIDQLIPDQINPHHALEYGDRHVSSVNAQFSILSRAGLFTAIAISIHNLPEGFATFVMTLQDMHTGAAIALAIAIHNIPEGLAVALPIYYATNNRKKAFLFALASGLTEPIGAVLGYLLITPLMGDLTLGITFGLVAGIMIYISFDELLPSSRRYGNDHTSLIGVVAGMFVMALSLLLFKL; encoded by the coding sequence GTGGAGACACTTACTCTTGAGAACTTCCTCCCTGCATTCTTTTTGACATTGCTTGCAGGCTTAGCTACAGCATTAGGGGCACTGCTGACATTTGTCAGCAAAGCAGACAATACAAAGTTTTTATCCATTGGACTTGGTTTTTCTGCAGGAGTAATGATCTATATCTCTTTTGTAGAGATTCTTACAGCTTCTCAGAGTGCTTTTGCACATCATTATGGTACATTATCAGGAGAAGTACTAGGTCTTATAGCCTTTTTTCTAGGGATAGGACTTACTTTTATCATTGATCAGCTTATCCCCGATCAAATCAACCCACACCATGCATTGGAATATGGTGATCGTCACGTTTCCTCAGTCAATGCACAGTTCAGTATCCTCTCTAGGGCCGGACTCTTTACAGCAATTGCCATCTCCATACATAATTTACCAGAAGGTTTTGCAACATTCGTTATGACCCTGCAGGATATGCATACAGGTGCTGCCATAGCTTTAGCTATTGCTATTCACAATATCCCTGAAGGTTTAGCCGTTGCACTTCCAATTTACTATGCAACGAATAATAGGAAGAAAGCTTTCTTATTTGCATTAGCTTCAGGTCTTACTGAACCGATTGGAGCTGTTTTAGGCTATCTATTGATAACACCGCTGATGGGTGATCTTACATTAGGAATTACTTTTGGATTGGTTGCAGGGATCATGATCTATATCTCCTTTGATGAGCTGCTTCCATCATCCAGACGTTATGGGAATGACCATACCTCTCTCATAGGTGTAGTAGCAGGAATGTTTGTGATGGCACTCAGCCTTTTACTCTTTAAACTTTAA
- a CDS encoding ferritin-like domain-containing protein, which translates to MAKKGNSIIKGIEIHDLITILNKAYADEWLAYYQYFIEAKVIKGIMKDAAIAELTQHATDELRHANLVADRIIQLGGTPLLNPQDWFKHTNCGYDAPNDFDVVAILEDSIKGEQCAISVYSQIADMTKDKDIVTYDIVSQILADEVEHEEDLQALHDDISDFVESLRRKL; encoded by the coding sequence ATGGCAAAAAAAGGTAATTCGATTATCAAAGGTATAGAGATTCATGATCTTATCACAATCCTAAACAAAGCATATGCGGATGAATGGTTAGCTTATTATCAATACTTTATCGAAGCAAAAGTGATCAAAGGCATTATGAAAGATGCTGCAATAGCTGAACTGACACAGCATGCCACCGATGAACTAAGACATGCCAATTTGGTAGCAGACAGGATCATTCAACTTGGCGGTACACCTTTACTTAATCCACAAGATTGGTTTAAGCATACGAACTGTGGGTATGATGCACCAAATGATTTTGATGTCGTTGCCATACTCGAAGATTCTATCAAAGGTGAACAATGTGCTATCTCTGTCTACTCCCAAATTGCTGATATGACCAAAGACAAAGATATCGTTACGTATGATATCGTCTCACAGATCCTTGCAGATGAAGTAGAACATGAAGAAGATCTTCAGGCATTACATGATGATATCTCTGATTTTGTAGAAAGCTTGCGAAGAAAACTCTAG